One part of the Oceanihabitans sp. IOP_32 genome encodes these proteins:
- the asnA gene encoding aspartate--ammonia ligase yields the protein MDYKLQIPTGYYPQLNIQETEQAIKLIKDFFELSLSSELRLRRITAPLFVKKGSGINDDLSGVERPVTFPIKSMNDDQAEIVHSLAKWKRLALAELNIEPGYGVYTDMNAIRPDEVFTNIHSIYVDQWDWERVMTNDERTVDFLKYIVGKIYSVLRRVEYVVYENYPQLKPVLPTKIKFIHTQDLAEAYPDLSPDEREAVVTKKYGAVFLIGIGAQLPEGQKHDGRAPDYDDWSTEAPNGQKGLNGDILLWNPILERSFEISSMGIRVDKAALNAQLAIEGQEYRKELMWHKMLLNDELPLSIGGGIGQSRLCMFFLKKAHIGEIQASIWPDEMIAKCKEANIPILK from the coding sequence ATGGATTATAAATTACAAATTCCAACAGGATATTATCCGCAATTAAATATACAGGAAACCGAGCAAGCCATTAAATTGATTAAAGATTTTTTTGAGCTTAGTTTGTCTTCAGAATTAAGATTAAGACGTATTACTGCGCCTTTATTTGTAAAAAAAGGTTCTGGTATTAATGATGACTTAAGTGGTGTAGAACGCCCAGTAACTTTCCCTATAAAGTCGATGAATGACGACCAGGCTGAAATAGTACATTCGCTTGCAAAATGGAAAAGATTGGCGTTAGCAGAATTAAATATTGAACCGGGTTATGGCGTGTATACCGATATGAATGCCATACGTCCAGACGAGGTTTTTACCAATATACACTCTATTTATGTCGATCAGTGGGACTGGGAACGCGTGATGACGAACGACGAAAGAACGGTTGATTTCCTTAAATATATTGTAGGCAAAATATATAGTGTTTTAAGACGTGTGGAATATGTGGTTTATGAGAATTACCCACAATTAAAGCCGGTACTTCCAACAAAAATTAAATTTATACATACTCAAGACTTGGCAGAAGCGTATCCAGATCTTAGCCCAGATGAAAGGGAAGCGGTAGTGACTAAAAAGTACGGTGCTGTATTTTTAATTGGTATTGGGGCACAGCTTCCTGAGGGTCAAAAACACGATGGTAGGGCTCCAGATTACGACGATTGGAGTACTGAAGCACCTAACGGTCAAAAAGGTTTAAATGGCGATATCTTGCTTTGGAATCCTATTCTTGAACGTTCGTTTGAAATTTCGTCTATGGGTATTCGTGTAGATAAAGCCGCTTTAAATGCGCAATTAGCGATAGAGGGTCAAGAATACCGAAAAGAATTAATGTGGCACAAAATGTTGCTTAATGATGAATTGCCATTATCGATTGGCGGTGGAATAGGGCAATCGCGTTTATGTATGTTTTTCTTGAAAAAAGCACACATTGGTGAGATTCAAGCGAGTATTTGGCCAGACGAAATGATCGCTAAATGTAAAGAGGCGAATATTCCCATTC